The Pirellulales bacterium genome contains a region encoding:
- a CDS encoding alpha-amylase family glycosyl hydrolase, producing MSFSANSFLYQINTRAWLHELSLRLGRRATLDDVPDAELDRITACGFDWIWLLGVWQTGAASREISRRMPLWRAEFIRTLPDLTDDDICGSPFAIVDYTAHLDFGGNQALASFRRRLAERSIQLMLDFVPNHTALDHDWIESHPEFYITGTDDDLAREPTNYCRLATPSGPRVFAFGRDPNYPGWPDVLQLNYRHPGVRAAMAEQLLNVAAKCDGVRCDMAMLILPDVFLRTWGERSLPAGGGQPVDSPFWPEAIAQVRKAIPQFMFMAEVYWDLEWLLQQQGFDYTYDKRLYDRLHSGDAAGVRAHLQANLDFQRKSVRFLENHDEPRAATAFSWPIHQAAAMIAFFVPGLRFLHEGQSDACRIRLSMHLGRRPVEVDDATTQVFYRRLTACLTRDEVRDGQWQLLDCRSAWEGNPTARQFIAFSWTGPGEKRLLVAINYGPTQGQCFVALGRPDLGGKQILFADLMSAASYQRNGNDLVAHGLYLDLPAWGYHAFLVELQKM from the coding sequence ATGTCTTTCTCTGCCAATTCATTCCTTTATCAGATCAATACGCGGGCTTGGTTGCACGAGCTGTCGCTACGGCTTGGTCGGCGGGCGACGTTAGACGATGTTCCCGACGCCGAACTCGATCGGATCACGGCGTGCGGCTTCGACTGGATTTGGCTGTTGGGCGTTTGGCAAACGGGCGCGGCCAGCCGAGAAATCTCCCGGCGAATGCCGCTGTGGAGGGCCGAGTTCATAAGGACGCTGCCCGATTTGACGGACGACGATATCTGCGGGTCGCCGTTTGCCATTGTCGACTACACGGCGCATCTTGATTTTGGTGGCAATCAGGCACTGGCGAGCTTTCGCCGTCGGCTGGCCGAACGTAGCATTCAGTTGATGCTCGATTTCGTGCCGAATCACACGGCGCTCGACCACGATTGGATCGAGTCGCATCCCGAATTCTATATCACCGGCACTGATGACGACTTGGCTCGCGAGCCGACGAATTATTGCCGCTTGGCGACGCCGTCGGGTCCGCGCGTGTTTGCGTTCGGTCGAGACCCGAACTATCCGGGTTGGCCCGACGTGCTTCAGTTGAACTATCGCCATCCGGGCGTGCGGGCGGCGATGGCCGAGCAGCTTTTGAACGTGGCAGCGAAATGCGACGGCGTGCGATGCGACATGGCGATGCTGATCCTGCCCGATGTGTTCTTGCGGACATGGGGCGAGCGTTCGCTCCCGGCCGGGGGCGGCCAACCGGTTGATTCCCCGTTTTGGCCCGAGGCGATCGCACAAGTACGGAAGGCGATTCCGCAATTCATGTTCATGGCCGAGGTGTATTGGGACTTGGAATGGTTGCTTCAGCAGCAAGGCTTCGACTACACGTACGACAAGCGTCTCTACGACCGACTGCACAGCGGCGACGCGGCCGGAGTGCGCGCTCATCTGCAAGCCAATCTCGATTTCCAACGCAAATCCGTTCGCTTTTTGGAAAACCACGATGAACCGCGGGCCGCGACTGCTTTTTCATGGCCAATTCATCAGGCCGCCGCAATGATCGCGTTTTTCGTTCCCGGCCTGCGCTTCCTGCATGAAGGACAGTCCGACGCTTGCCGGATCAGACTCTCGATGCACCTGGGCCGCCGGCCCGTCGAAGTGGACGATGCGACGACGCAGGTGTTCTATCGGCGATTGACCGCCTGTCTCACGCGAGACGAAGTGCGCGACGGTCAATGGCAACTGCTTGACTGCCGTTCGGCCTGGGAAGGCAATCCGACCGCTCGCCAATTCATCGCGTTTAGTTGGACGGGACCCGGCGAAAAGCGGCTGCTGGTAGCCATAAACTACGGCCCGACGCAAGGTCAGTGTTTTGTCGCGCTCGGCCGGCCCGATCTCGGCGGCAAGCAGATTCTATTCGCGGATCTGATGAGCGCGGCGAGTTATCAGCGCAATGGAAATGATCTCGTCGCGCACGGCCTTTATTTGGATCTGCCCGCCTGGGGCTACCATGCCTTCCTCGTTGAGCTGCAGAAAATGTAG